TGGTTTCATCATCTAATTGATCTAGATTTTCAGTCTCATCATGTAAAGTACtagtttcttttaattttaaagtatttgttttaatggataatatatttttactaggattcatatttttgttaaaagtaCTTGAAGATGTATTATCCAAatcatttatttgtgtattatgaATTACATTTGTTTCACACATATCTttagtagtataatttttcaaatttaacatctCAGGACTATCCAAACTAGAAGAATTTAATATCGATATTTTAGGAGTTGGACTATTGAAAGtagtaatattcatttttaccttttctttttttggttGAAGCATTAAAGTTGTTTGTTTCGATCTCTTTAATAAATCGGAAGGATTTCCATCACGCTTAACTTGTAACTtccaaacattatttaattcatcttgagattttattttgttttctttttcagatttttcaaaaattgatttttttttagtactttcATTAAAATCAGTTTTATCTTTAAGAGATAATTTTAGAGGTGAATATGATGAAtatagttttctttttttagtatattcagtatttttatttgaaagcgATAAAATCCATTGAGTCAATATATCAACAGCAGACAAATCTTGGTCAGTTCTGAAATTTAACAAACTTGCTAATGTTTTAACTTGTTCATTAATttgttctaatttaatttttaattcagaaCAAACACATtgcaaatcattaattttaatttttgacataTTATCCGTTGTAATAGTTTTGATAAATGTACACACATTTTGGCAAACAtcagttaacatttttacatgaaCTTCACCATCATCttgaatattcattttttcaaatgaaattttacgttgaatttatgatatttttcaatatagttACCCAGTATCAACTGAcacaaatttgatataaaatcaaaattggaAACTGTTCAAGAtagtgaaaaatgtatttaattattaattacaacaaaataatattctaataaaaatatttacatcaatACTAAAAACAgattaggtatacaaaaacattgttaattgttattactttatagtttatactgattattaatacatgtatagtatatacctaaataataaaattatatataatatataccatatcTATTCTATCTATGGGTatcttagatttaaaataattttatatcaaaaactgTTAACAGAATACTAACTATACTTTATCACATTTTCAGACTaaccaacaataattaaaatgttaatttgtcTTACAATctgttaaaaacttaaaatcacttattaaataaatatttatttaaaactccgTGTGCggaaatttatcaaaattatgaacaagtgttatttaaatgctacttaatttaatttatgatttatgcaCTTGTGTAATGTTGGTTAACATGAAAATAGATAGACGAACGTTGTTTGTAGTTGGGTAAAAAtttctgtttattattttttcgcattgaatttttttagtttagaaTTTTAGTGTGATTGCTGTGAAATAAGTTTGTCTGGagtgatataattttcaacaactcaatactaaaaataaggttgtttctatacatattattgttggaTGATTAATGGCTTTTGATGGAGATGGCAGACGATATTCAGGCAAGTCTTAATTAGCCAACATGGTtacgtttttattgttatgttataaattaataaaattataattataataatggtaatttatttacattttatacatttttgtaa
The DNA window shown above is from Aphis gossypii isolate Hap1 chromosome 2, ASM2018417v2, whole genome shotgun sequence and carries:
- the LOC114129561 gene encoding uncharacterized protein LOC114129561, whose amino-acid sequence is MNIQDDGEVHVKMLTDVCQNVCTFIKTITTDNMSKIKINDLQCVCSELKIKLEQINEQVKTLASLLNFRTDQDLSAVDILTQWILSLSNKNTEYTKKRKLYSSYSPLKLSLKDKTDFNESTKKKSIFEKSEKENKIKSQDELNNVWKLQVKRDGNPSDLLKRSKQTTLMLQPKKEKVKMNITTFNSPTPKISILNSSSLDSPEMLNLKNYTTKDMCETNVIHNTQINDLDNTSSSTFNKNMNPSKNILSIKTNTLKLKETSTLHDETENLDQLDDETICSPINISMSILNNATTHKKQSKIHNSNLLDSFDIIPGLNDKKSDLPNYKFKEDPVRKHNERKLLNGWDCKDCCKFYEENNDNPVDAKNAMNHFSRHRSVKHQHNALTPPGFWDPM